From Molothrus aeneus isolate 106 chromosome 18, BPBGC_Maene_1.0, whole genome shotgun sequence, a single genomic window includes:
- the PPM1F gene encoding protein phosphatase 1F isoform X1 codes for MALEVEPSAAPLSSFLRDFPAPLGPGEPLPWSSAGSGALSRAEVPGALAERARSLLGSSRDVSPLLAASLIHAAVDEVLQKDLTEFKLQNVETEEEGDEERVTLLDGDSLQRCFFNKLRDVCCEWQKQLPPLRPLARFLLVSIHAIRNARRKMEDRHVLLPEFNQLFGLSDDVDRAYFAVFDGHGGVDAANYSATHLHVNVGLHEEIVKNPGEALKCSFQKTDEMFLFKAKREKLRSGTTGVSALIVGSKLHIAWLGDSQVMLVQQGKAVTLMEPHKPEREDERARIETLGGCVTYMDCWRVNGTLAVSRAIGDICQKPYVSGDADGDSFELTGSEDYLLLACDGFFDAIKPHEVVDLVLDHLMQTKGVGLKAAERLVAAAKENGSSDNITVLVVFLRDPQDILADCLRDSKSPRADDDAQSSPFTFLSCEAAAAQ; via the exons ATGGCGCTAGAAGTGGAGCCGTCCGCGGctcccctcagctccttcctgagGGACTTCCCGGCGCCGCTGGGCCCGGGGGAGCCGCTGCCTTGGAGCTCCGCGGGGAGCGGCGCCCTGAGCAGGGCCGAGGTGCCGGGCGCGCTGGCCGAGCGAGCGAGGagcctcctgggcagcag CAGAGATGTTTCACCACTTCTTGCAGCATCATTGATCCATGCTGCAGTTGATGAAGTTCTCCAAAAAGACTTGACTGAATTTAAGCTGCAAAATGTGGAAACAGAGGAAGAAGGAGATGAGGAAAGGGTCACCT tgctggatggGGACTCGCTGCAGCGCTGCTTTTTTAACAAGCTGCGGGACGTGTGCTGCGAGTGGCAGAAGCAGCTGCCGCCGCTGCGGCCCCTGGCGCGTTTCCTGCTGGTGTCCATCCACGCCATCCGCAACGCGCGCCGCAAGATGGAGGATCGCCACGTGCTGCTGCCCGAGTTCAATCAGCTCTTCGGTCTCTCA GATGATGTTGATCGTGCTTACTTTGCGGTGTTCGATGGCCATGGTGGAGTGGATGCTGCCAATTACTCAGCAACACACTTACATGTCAATGTTGGGTTACATGAAGAGATTGTTAAGAATCCAGGTGAAGCTTTGAAATGCTCTTTCCAGAAGACagatgaaatgtttcttttcaaagcCAAAAGAGAG AAGCTGCGGAGTGGCACAACAGGTGTGTCTGCATTGATTGTAGGGAGCAAACTACACATAGCATGGCTGGGGGACTCTCAGGTGATGCTGGTGCAGCAAGGGAAAGCTGTGACATTAATGGAACCTCACAAACCAGAAAGAGAA GATGAGAGAGCAAGGATTGAGACTCTGGGTGGCTGTGTAACCTACATGGACTGCTGGCGGGTCAATGGTACCTTGGCTGTTTCCAGAGCAATTG GTGACATCTGCCAGAAGCCCTATGTCTCTGGTGATGCAGATGGAGATTCCTTTGAGCTGACTGGCTCAGAAGATTACCTGCTCCTTGCCTGTGATGGATTCTTTGATGCCATCAAGCCCCATGAGGTTGTAGACTTGGTGCTGGATCATTTGATGCAGACCAAAGGAGTGGGGctcaaagcagcagagagacTGGTGGCTGCTGCCAAGGAGAATGGATCCAGTGACAACATCACTGTGCTGGTGGTCTTCTTGAGGGATCCTCAGGACATCCTGGCAGACTGTCTCAGAGACTCTAAGAGCCCTAGGGCTGATGATGATGCTCAGAGCTCACCCTTTACCTTCCTCAGCTGTGAGGCAGCAGCCGCACAGTGA
- the PPM1F gene encoding protein phosphatase 1F isoform X2 produces the protein MALEVEPSAAPLSSFLRDFPAPLGPGEPLPWSSAGSGALSRAEVPGALAERARSLLGSRDVSPLLAASLIHAAVDEVLQKDLTEFKLQNVETEEEGDEERVTLLDGDSLQRCFFNKLRDVCCEWQKQLPPLRPLARFLLVSIHAIRNARRKMEDRHVLLPEFNQLFGLSDDVDRAYFAVFDGHGGVDAANYSATHLHVNVGLHEEIVKNPGEALKCSFQKTDEMFLFKAKREKLRSGTTGVSALIVGSKLHIAWLGDSQVMLVQQGKAVTLMEPHKPEREDERARIETLGGCVTYMDCWRVNGTLAVSRAIGDICQKPYVSGDADGDSFELTGSEDYLLLACDGFFDAIKPHEVVDLVLDHLMQTKGVGLKAAERLVAAAKENGSSDNITVLVVFLRDPQDILADCLRDSKSPRADDDAQSSPFTFLSCEAAAAQ, from the exons ATGGCGCTAGAAGTGGAGCCGTCCGCGGctcccctcagctccttcctgagGGACTTCCCGGCGCCGCTGGGCCCGGGGGAGCCGCTGCCTTGGAGCTCCGCGGGGAGCGGCGCCCTGAGCAGGGCCGAGGTGCCGGGCGCGCTGGCCGAGCGAGCGAGGagcctcctgggcagcag AGATGTTTCACCACTTCTTGCAGCATCATTGATCCATGCTGCAGTTGATGAAGTTCTCCAAAAAGACTTGACTGAATTTAAGCTGCAAAATGTGGAAACAGAGGAAGAAGGAGATGAGGAAAGGGTCACCT tgctggatggGGACTCGCTGCAGCGCTGCTTTTTTAACAAGCTGCGGGACGTGTGCTGCGAGTGGCAGAAGCAGCTGCCGCCGCTGCGGCCCCTGGCGCGTTTCCTGCTGGTGTCCATCCACGCCATCCGCAACGCGCGCCGCAAGATGGAGGATCGCCACGTGCTGCTGCCCGAGTTCAATCAGCTCTTCGGTCTCTCA GATGATGTTGATCGTGCTTACTTTGCGGTGTTCGATGGCCATGGTGGAGTGGATGCTGCCAATTACTCAGCAACACACTTACATGTCAATGTTGGGTTACATGAAGAGATTGTTAAGAATCCAGGTGAAGCTTTGAAATGCTCTTTCCAGAAGACagatgaaatgtttcttttcaaagcCAAAAGAGAG AAGCTGCGGAGTGGCACAACAGGTGTGTCTGCATTGATTGTAGGGAGCAAACTACACATAGCATGGCTGGGGGACTCTCAGGTGATGCTGGTGCAGCAAGGGAAAGCTGTGACATTAATGGAACCTCACAAACCAGAAAGAGAA GATGAGAGAGCAAGGATTGAGACTCTGGGTGGCTGTGTAACCTACATGGACTGCTGGCGGGTCAATGGTACCTTGGCTGTTTCCAGAGCAATTG GTGACATCTGCCAGAAGCCCTATGTCTCTGGTGATGCAGATGGAGATTCCTTTGAGCTGACTGGCTCAGAAGATTACCTGCTCCTTGCCTGTGATGGATTCTTTGATGCCATCAAGCCCCATGAGGTTGTAGACTTGGTGCTGGATCATTTGATGCAGACCAAAGGAGTGGGGctcaaagcagcagagagacTGGTGGCTGCTGCCAAGGAGAATGGATCCAGTGACAACATCACTGTGCTGGTGGTCTTCTTGAGGGATCCTCAGGACATCCTGGCAGACTGTCTCAGAGACTCTAAGAGCCCTAGGGCTGATGATGATGCTCAGAGCTCACCCTTTACCTTCCTCAGCTGTGAGGCAGCAGCCGCACAGTGA